CATAACAATTTTttgttatattatttttattttgtttgtttcatcttcttatttaaatattaattttgtttaataattaattcactTTCTGGTGTATGTCCAAATCAAACTTGGCCACAACTtggggtgggaaaaaatatcgaattttcgATATACCGAGATTATCGTaccgaaaaaataccgaatttaccgaattttcggtaccAAATATTTCGGTACGGTCAGGGGCGTAGGACAATATGGGCAAAGCTGGGCTTGTGCCcagcaaatattttttatattttaggcctatgtatatttatattttaggcCTAGGTATACATGTTTAAAGCCCATttcacaaaaaacaaaaaaaaatgttattgGGAAGAAAAAAACAGCCGTTCAGTGGAAGAAAATTGCCGCACGCACGAAAAAGCTTCTGAAAAAATTGAATAAACAAAATTTCTTCTAGGTTTgtatttctaatttatttttatcaatGATATAGATTATGATTTGTAAATATTATGTTAATATGATGATTCATGATTGATGCTTCAATTTTTGCTGAAATCAACTTTTGCTGAAAATGTGTAAACATTGAGAATGCTTCAACTTTTGTAAGACAGTACGAGAATGCTTCAACTTTTTGTACAAGAATGCTTCAACATTTCCAATATCGAGAAAGCTTCGCACGAAAATTCTTCAATTTTTGTACTTTCAGTTGAAAATgtgtaaaaattaaaattagtatctattttttatttgctcaaagaagaaaaatttgtgaattttttttatctttatattaaaaatctacacgatttaatttgtttttttatatttgaattataatgaaatttaagattaaacttttatgattaaaaattacagaatttgaaatttaaatcgAATTGTAACTTATAAATTTCATTTTGATTACAATTTACAGGTGAAATATTGCGATGAAGAATCATAaaatctttgatttcttcaaaaagaaaaatgatgaatcAGCTTCAACAAGtgatttaaatgggccaaataACGCATCTACTTTTATTTCAGAACCAGCGTCAACAAAAAAACCAAGACTTGAAAATGAGAGTCTTAATGAACCACTTCCGAGTATCACTTTGCAATATGTTTCTGATCCTGGAATTCGCATCCCAATATTGCAGTATCCCATTGAACTACAAGATGAGGTAAGAAGAGGATATATTGATAAAGGGCCGATTCAGCCTATATATGATTATCCTTTCGCTGAATGTGAAGGTCAAAAGCGTAGATTCCAATCTTCTTGATTTCAGAAATATCCATGGcttgaattttctattgagaagCAAAGTGCATTTTGTTTCCCTTGTTATGTCTTTGACACTAATTCAGCACAATTTGACACATTCACTGTCAAGGgatttaaaaattgaaaaagaGTTAATTGTAAAAATTGTCCTTTCAAGAGACATGAAGGATATGGGAATTCAAGACATAGCTTTGCTATGAGAAAATGGGGAGACTTGAAAAAACTTGATCAACATATTGATAGAAGATTAGAAAAACAATCTTCTGAGCAAATTGAGCGAAATCGTTTGCTCTTAAAGGTGTCCATAGAAAGTGTGAAGTTTCTTGCAATGCAAGGTTGTGCTTTCAGGGGTCATGATGAATCAGTTGACTCTAAAAACCGTGGAAATTATATAGAATTGATCAATTTGTTGAGAAAAATGAATCCAGAAATTGGTAGTATTCTAGAAAAAGCAGCTAAAAATGCAAAGTACACATCAGCGGAAATTCAAAGagagattttgaaaattattgcTGGTATTGTGAGAGATAAAATTCGTGAAGAAATTGGAGAAATCAAGTTTTGTATCATAGTTGATGAAGCAATTGATGAGTCAAATAAAGAACAAATGGCTATCATTTTAAGATATGTTGATCGGGATGGGTTCATTAGAGAACGATTTTTTGAAGTTGTCCATGTTGAAAATACAAGTGCATTAACTTTGAAAAAAGAGATATGCAATGTATTCAACCAGTAAAATTTGTTGATTGAAAATCTAAGAGGGCAAGGCTATGATGGCGCAAGTAACATGCGTGGGGAATGGAATGGATTCCAAGCATTATTTCTTAAAGATTCTCCACATGCttattatattcattgtttTGCTCATAGACTACAACTTGCTTTAGTTGCAGTTTCTAAAGAGGTGCATGATGTGTGGCGTTTCTTTTCAATATTAACTTCAGCTATTAATTTTGTTGGTTCATCTGCTAAACGTCATTTTCAATTGAAATCTATCCGAAAAGATGAAATTAATGATTTGATAGAATCGGGAGAAATTGACACTGGTACTGGAGCTAATCAAGATTGTTCTTTGATACGAGCTGGAGCTACTCGTTGGAGTTCACATTTCAACTCTGTTAGGAGATTCATTGGTTTGTTTGGTTCAGCGAGTATACTTCTTCAAGATCTTATTGACAAAGGTCTCAATAGTAACATTCGAGGAGAGGCTAAAAGTTTGTACTTGGATATAAAATCATTTGACTTTGTATTTGTGTTGTTTTTGATGTATGAAGTTTTGGGAATATCAGAAAAGTTGTGTCAGACATTACGAAGAATGACATAGATATTTTGAATGCTATGAATTTGGCTTCTACGACTAGAATAAATCTTCAGCAGATCCGAGATGGTAGATGGGAAGAATTTCTTTGGAGTGTGATTAAGTTATGTGAAAGTAATGATATTGAGGTACCGCACTTTGATGATTGCTACACGCGAGGTACAAAGCGCTCTTGTtagctgaaaaataatataacagTCCATGATCACTATCATTTTGTAATATTCAACGCAGTGATAGATTTTCAGTTGATGGAATTGAACGAGAGATTTCCAGAGAGCACAATGAAACTTTTTACTCTTAGTAATGCTTTGAGTCCCGTTGATGGATTCAGATCATTTTCTCTATGTGACATTTGTTCTCTTGTTGATAAGTTTTACTACCATGATTTCAGTCAAGAAGAAAGAGAAGATTTGATGAGAGAATTAGATCATTATAAGTTTGATGTACCGCGTCATGCGCAATTTCAGAATCTTGATTCTTTGCATCATTTGTGCCAAACATTGGCCAGAACAACGAAGTCGGTTATCTATCCTTTGATTGATAGGTTGGTTCGATTGGTTTTGACTCTTCCAGTTTCTACAGCAACTACAGAACGAGCTTTTTCAGGGATGAAACTCATTAAGACGCCACTTCgtaataaaatgaaaaatgaccttTTGGCCAATACCATGGTTGTTTATATAGAGAGGGATATTGCTCTGGATATTGATACAGAATTTATCATAAACAAGTTTGATGTATtgaaaaattgcaaaattcgGCTTAAATAAGAATTCGGTATGTTcctttaacttttttttttttttattatatgaagttcaaattaatatttaaaagtattctGCCCACCGGAAAAAATAATTCTGGCTACGCCACTGGGTACGGTATGGTAATGGTTTGCAATTTaaaaatttcggtatataccggaATACcgaaaaatatatacaaaaattttaaaatatatattattttaaaacaataaatttagaaaaatttaaaatgtaagGTTTTTTCGGTATAAAACGGTATATACcaataccgtaccgaaatttcggtGTACCGTACAATTTCGGTATAATCGATATGCTAGTTATATGTACCCGAAATTTTCGATATACCGGGAtcgatatgaatttttttatacgaTAATTTTCAATACAGTATACGATGTATGATTTTCAAAACGATATGATACGGTATACTAGCTCTGACCACGAgttataaacaaatttttttccccCTCTTAATCTTCAAATAAGTCACGTGGAACGTTCGATACGTATCCAAACTGTACTATGTtatttgttttgatttgaaaagAATTGCATTCCTACTTCCACTGAGCTTCTTCTTTTGTCTTTTTTGTTGTGGTCGCCTAGAGTTGTCTTTCATGGTTTTTATCATTAAAAAGCACGATAAATTGTTGTCGGATTTGTGATTCTTCGTAGGATCTGACTTGCAGTTTTGCCCAAACCTCTTTTCTCACTTTTGCACTCATGCCGATTGATTTCCTAGCAGTTTATGTGGTCAAATTTACATCTCATTGACCTAGATCTGTAATTGGAAGAACAAATGTGCAAATTCTCAGCCAATCGGTGGATTTGTCCAGAAAATCGATCTGAAAATTCGAAACTCGGGGAAATCTGCAGGGAATGTTGATAAAGTAATTTTTGTTCTTCTTTCAGTTTGCAAAATATAGATAGATTGATATGTGCATGTGTTTTCATAACCCCAAAACCCCATAGTAGGAATCGATAATTTTCTTTTGCTATCTGTGACTTTACCCATTTATTGACTTGTGCCGTTTCCTCCTTTGCTGTTGTTTTGCTTCCTTCACCTGTTACATTAAACTAGGAAGTAAAGGAATCAAGGCAGTTTCGACTTTTTCCCCGACCGAACTCCAGGcatattattttattctgtAGATTGCGAACCAGGTTTCAATAAATCTTATTGTGTATGTTTCTCTTTACAAATAAGCTTGGAGTTTTCACAAAATGCTGGTTCTTGGTTTGTTGCTTCAAGGATTTGGGTTTTGAGTTGTTTTCCAAGATTGGTGTGGAAGTCTCTGTTTATTAACTTTTGTTTATTCTCGCTAGTTTTGTTTGTTCTATGAATTCTTCAATACCGTGGACAATATTCATCTATTCGGACATTGATGGGTCAAGGGGTTTAAATTATTGTGGTTATCATGCAAATAACGTGTTTGAACAAATGACCGAATGAAAATTTGTTTTTGAAGTGATTATGTGGATATTCAGCCAAGATTTGATTTTTATTCCGTAATTTCAAATCTCTCTAAATGACTGGAAATTAAATCTCTCTAGATGCTTATAATTAGCATAAATCAGccaagattttatttttattctttttctttttttgggcAAAAAAAGAACCCGAATCAAATTCTGCATTTGTTTGCTGTGATGTGATTAAAATTTAACTATGAATGCAATCTTTGACCTGATGTCCGCAGCGGAATCTGGTGAATATAATCAAGAGATTTACTTGTTGCAGGTAAGGTGGAAGCATGTAATGATTCCTTTAATCCAATTTGTGAATAGATCCCTGATTTAGAAGTTAGAACGCCTGAATATGTTCAGTTTACGCAGATTCCGTCATGTCATTGATGCAGTCGAGTTCTTGATAAAGGTTCAAACTCTAGCTCCAACTCTTGCAGTATGCGAATGTTGTCATTTTTGTTCATTGTCAAGCCAGAATCCCAGTTCTTCCATTTCGCCATTCAGATCAGAGCAAAGGGTTACACCGAATAATGTTGGCATATTTTGGGATCTCGATAACAAGCCGCCAAAGTCATTTCCCCCATATGAAGCAGCCATTAGGCTAAAGAAGGCTGCCCAAGAGTTTGGGTTCGTTAAGTACATGTTTGCTTACGCCAATGGCCATGCATTTAATTATGTCCCCCCTGTAGTTAGGGCACAGAGAAGAGAGAGGAAAGCATTGAATGAGCTAGAAACTGTTGGTGTTGTTAAGCCACATGAACCATACACATGTCGAGTTTGTGGGAGGAGATTTTACACCAACGAGAGACTCACAAATCATTTTAAGCAAATTCATGAGCGTGAACAGATGAAACGATTGAATCAAATTGAGTCTGCACGAGGGAAAAGGAGGGTAAACTTGGTAGCGAGGTATTCTATTAAGATGGATAAGTATAGAAATGCTGCTAGAGATGTTCTGACTCCCAAAGTTGGTTATGGTTTGGCAGAGGAGTTAAAAAGAGCTGGGTTTTGGGTTAGGACAGTTTCAGACAAGCCACAGGCAGCTGATGTTGAGTTGAGATCTCATATGATGGATATGATGGATAAAAGAAAAGTTGAATGTGTGATTCTTGTGTCAGATGATTCAGATTTTGTGGAGATTTTGAAGGAAGCAAGATTGAGCTGTTTGAAGACAGTTGTGGTTGGTGACATCACTGATTGTGCTCTAAAAAGGACCGCAAATGCTGCATTTTCGTGGCAGGAGATTATGAGGGGGAAGGCGAAGAAAGAGGCTGGATCAGTTGTTGGAAAGTGGAAGgatcaaaatgttttgaaaagGTTGGAATGGACTTTTGACCCCAAGACAGAGAAGAACCAATATTATTCTGAAGTGGAAAGTGAATGCTCGGATATTGAATGTCTTAGTTCTGACAAATGTGGCACTCTTTTGCCCAAGAGAAGTGATGGTGCATGGTGGAAATTGGAGTCAAGAGCTACAGACATAAAAACGCCCCAAGCATCTTTAAAGTGAGAGTTTATTAATGTCTTTGATCTTCAACAACTTCCAATGGTCTCAGATTTATTTTGCATTTCTCGGAGTGCTTGACATCTGAAGATCTGGTGTTATATGTCTCTGAATTTCTCATATCCAAGCATTTGGAGCAGAAGTTATACTGCGTTGTTTCACTTCTCTTAATTTTTGTAGAAAACAAAATACTTTCTTTTGCTGGGTGAATATTCAGTTTGTTCAGTATGATAGCTGGATTCCAAATATTGATCAAGTGCAAACACTGGTAATTTTCAACACTTGGATTAAGTTTATCGTCCCAACAGCTTTCTTTGTAGCTTTGAATATCGATATGTATCCTCAGCTTCGATAGCGGATTTTGTAGTAGTGGCTTTCAGGAGTGAAAAAAATTATCTTGCAGAGTATGCCGGTAACAAAAAGTGCTTGCAGACTATTTCTGACTGAACAAAAGCGTTTGAATGGCAATTCATGTTGAAAATGGTTGGGTTCATATTTTCTTGATAAATTACCCCAACCTTTTCTTAATCTATACTTATCTTAAATATCAGATTCATGTTAAGAaatgtgattattttcaatttgattATTCTTGTGCTTGACCTAATGTGGCTTAAATTTGTGTTCGACCTTTCCGGACACATGCACCCAACTGAATGCTTTACTCATGTATTTGGCAAGCCATAGTGCCTCATCGGTGAGTTGAACTAATGAGTAAGAAATAGGCATTAGAAAGTTTTGTGAACTTAATGGCTGGCTCAGAATGGCATGAGCTCTTGAACTGTATCCTCTGGTTTCCTCACTTCTTTTTACTGGTAAATTCGAATAGCACAATGAATCATCCAGTCGAAAGCGTTGACCTTCAACTGaaaggctgaaactgaacttaTCTCCTCCAGGGAATCATTGATGAGTTGAATCCCACGAGTTGATCCTCTCTTCTACATCGGCTTTCTGGGTAAGAAAGCACAATACTTCAGCAGCCACACCGCTTGTATGTGCTTCAAATGCCGAGTATGTGCAATGTGTTTGGTAGATCACTGGGCGGGCCCCTAATGCAATAGCATCGATTTGAAACTTTTGTTATTTAAACAAGTTATAATTTGATTGAAATTCTACACAAATTTTGAAGTGGTTTAAGGTATTCTAGATCACACAAAAGCCTTAAAAGTATCAATAATCCATGCCAGGATAAAACACATAATTGCACACATGatgaaaaatgaagaaaaaggaGCATTCTTGCTGAATATAAAGAGCAAAgccttttcaaaaaaaaaaaaaaatctgactTGGTAACATACCAGGCCGGAGAATCTTGCTTTTATTGCACAAATTTAAAGCCAAATATCAGAATCAGCTTCAAGATAAAAACTTGAATAAATATGAGAATCCAGGCAAGTAGTAGTACTTGACAAGAAGATGAGAATAATGACAACATGCAAAAGGAGTATAAAGATAAGTTTCCAATCTCAGGACAATGCAAGCTCGATTATATCCCATTAGGCAGCAATCCGACCGAATAGACTCTTCCGAATCTGTAATTTACATACAAGTAACGATATAAAGTAAAGATCATGCTTGAGAATACGGCATAGTGATTAATAAACCATAGTCAACAAGGTATTACTACATGCAACATATAACAAACAACAGCAAACAAAAAAACCAAGAGTGGCACCTTATCTTACAAGAGTTCTATACCAAGACAAAATCTAAAATAGTTTATAGCAGAGGAAAACATGTTTTAGCATTTATATTGcaaatataaaagttgcagACGTGCTTTATAGTATTCTGCTGTCCTCTGTGTTCCAACTCAATTCTTTAATTAGTATCCTCCAAAACAAGATAGAAAGCCCATCAATCCACATAGAACTATTTAGAAATACGTGAATTTTTGAATCCATCAATATTTTTTGACAGCCTAATCCCTGCTTCCTAATGAGAGTAAAGAGCCAACATATTCATGATGTTGTAAATTCTAGTGACGGGGAAAAAGCAAAAGTAAAATCCCAGGGGAACATAACAAGTTCACAGAGAGATTTATCAGACACCACAGCATCTCCTTCTCTCTTACTAAGCATCTATCCTTCAGATTTCTTACTTGTCTCCTACTAACTAGAAACTGTCTCAAAAGAGatgcaagaaaaataatatcataaGGCAGGAATCCGCacaaagaaattatttgattcatAAGTGAAAGAAAGAGTTTGCCGGACCAGAGACAGGTTAGTTTTGCAACTTTCAATAAGAAGTATATTACACCAAAGATATATTAATAGACGTCAAATGCAGATAAAAGTGTAGATAGAGAGTTGAGAAATAACCTCTGGCAGCTTTTTACGAAAAACAACTTCCAGTCTTGCATCAAGAGTATTCTCAAACACAATTTTCCCTTCTCTAGAAGCCAATACTACACCTCCAGAGCTGAAAAGAAAGCAGGAGAAATAACTATAATCTAGACAATACATCAGTTATTTCTTGGGTAAAATATTCAATTACCAAAGCACAGACAGTAATCAGTATTTAATCGGTTCTGCAGTTAACTTTAATATATCACTGACAAATCATTGTTTTGCAAGTTCCTATTTGTGAAAGTAACACCAGCATCTATCAGTAAGTACCAGAAAGGACCATGTGCATTATGATGGGAAGGAGCAGGAGGAAGGTTGACGTTATCGACTACTATCTCAGGAGTATGGACTTTTGCCTTCTGTGCATACTCCTCCTTTGCTAAGTTCAAGACAGAGTTCACCAATTGCACGTCGTCTTTGCGGCAGCGCAACAACACAGATGGCTCTTTCAGCCTTAGCAAACTCTGAAATGCAAAAATACATCACATCAGATGTGGCAATGATTCAGGCCTGAAGCTGGTATTTTAAAAATGAATGACAAAAATAATCTCAACGACAAATATAAGGTGTATTCTGACATCATTCAAACTCCAACATAAATAATAACTCGAATCTGCCGCAAACTTGATCCATGGGCTTCAACATTGTAACAATAAATAGTTCAAGGGTGTTCTTTTTTTGTAGTCTCATGCAACTAGAAAAGTGGAATGTCAGCAAATTGTTTagaataattataaaaattaagcaATAACTTAATTCAAAATTGTAAGAAAAAAGATGGATGACACGGCTGAAAAGCCAACATTCTGTTTTTTGTAAGAAGTCACATCATCCaaccaaaaaattaaaat
The Primulina tabacum isolate GXHZ01 chromosome 9, ASM2559414v2, whole genome shotgun sequence DNA segment above includes these coding regions:
- the LOC142504388 gene encoding uncharacterized protein LOC142504388, which gives rise to MRKWGDLKKLDQHIDRRLEKQSSEQIERNRLLLKVSIESVKFLAMQGCAFRGHDESVDSKNRGNYIELINLLRKMNPEIGSILEKAAKNAKYTSAEIQREILKIIAGIVRDKIREEIGEIKFCIIVDEAIDESNKEQMAIILRYVDRDGFIRERFFEVVHVENTSALTLKKEICNLRGQGYDGASNMRGEWNGFQALFLKDSPHAYYIHCFAHRLQLALVAVSKEVHDVWRFFSILTSAINFVGSSAKRHFQLKSIRKDEINDLIESGEIDTGTGANQDCSLIRAGATRWSSHFNSVRRFIGLFGSASILLQDLIDKGLNSNIRGEAKSFFGNIRKVVSDITKNDIDILNAMNLASTTRINLQQIRDGRWEEFLWSVIKLCESNDIEVPHFDDCYTRVIDFQLMELNERFPESTMKLFTLSNALSPVDGFRSFSLCDICSLVDKFYYHDFSQEEREDLMRELDHYKFDVPRHAQFQNLDSLHHLCQTLARTTKSVIYPLIDRLVRLVLTLPVSTATTERAFSGMKLIKTPLRNKMKNDLLANTMVVYIERDIALDIDTEFIINKFDVLKNCKIRLK
- the LOC142555169 gene encoding uncharacterized protein LOC142555169 — encoded protein: MFSLRRFRHVIDAVEFLIKVQTLAPTLAVCECCHFCSLSSQNPSSSISPFRSEQRVTPNNVGIFWDLDNKPPKSFPPYEAAIRLKKAAQEFGFVKYMFAYANGHAFNYVPPVVRAQRRERKALNELETVGVVKPHEPYTCRVCGRRFYTNERLTNHFKQIHEREQMKRLNQIESARGKRRVNLVARYSIKMDKYRNAARDVLTPKVGYGLAEELKRAGFWVRTVSDKPQAADVELRSHMMDMMDKRKVECVILVSDDSDFVEILKEARLSCLKTVVVGDITDCALKRTANAAFSWQEIMRGKAKKEAGSVVGKWKDQNVLKRLEWTFDPKTEKNQYYSEVESECSDIECLSSDKCGTLLPKRSDGAWWKLESRATDIKTPQASLK